In Scatophagus argus isolate fScaArg1 chromosome 7, fScaArg1.pri, whole genome shotgun sequence, a genomic segment contains:
- the tnni4b.3 gene encoding troponin I4b, tandem duplicate 3: MSEAPPKPKPKISASRRLFLKTKLLKKAMTMLENEKQVRKDERERTLSDRVPALQMSGMSLQDLQNLCKELHQKIDVVDEERYDINAKVMKNEREIQDLSQKIFELKGKMKRPNLRRVRVSADAMLGALLGAKVKESVDFKANLKTVKKEEEKKEEVTDWRKNVDAMSGMEGRKKLFDAGQ, translated from the exons ATGTCTGAAGC GCCTCCG aAACCAAAGCCAAAGATCTCTGCATCTCGCAGACTCTTCTTGAAG ACCAAATTGCTAAAGAAGGCCATGACTATGTTGGAAAATGAGAAGCAAGTCAGAAAAGATGAACGAGAGAGAACCCTCTCTGACAGAGTCCCAGCACTACAAATGTCAGGCATGTCTTTGCAGGATCTACAG AATCTTTGCAAAGAGCTCCACCAGAAAATTGACGTGGTCGATGAAGAACGGTATGATATTAATGCTaaagtgatgaaaaatgaaagggAG ATACAGGACCTGTCACAGAAGATCTTTGAGTTGAAGGGCAAGATGAAGAGACCGAACCTGAGGAGGGTGAGGGTGTCTGCTGACGCCATGCTGGGAGCTCTGCTGGGGGCTAAGGTCAAAGAGTCTGTGGACTTCAAGGCCAACCTCAAGACtgtgaagaaggaggaggagaag AAGGAGGAAGTGACTGACTGGCGTAAGAACGTGGACGCCATGTCTGGTATGGAGGGcagaaagaagctgtttgaTGCCGGGCAGTAG
- the bpgm gene encoding bisphosphoglycerate mutase: MSKFKLFLLRHGEGAWNKENRFCSWVDQKLSENGVKEAQDCGRLLKEQGYKFDLVFTSILSRSIQTAWLVLEAMGQEWVPVVKSWRLNERHYGSLIGLNRAEMAELHGEEKVKLWRRSYDITPPLIDESHPYFLEIYSDRRYTTCDVPKESLPRAESLKEVLDRLLPYWDGVIVPEIRKGRNVLISAHGNSCRALLKHLEGISDEDIVSVTLPTGIPVLLELDENLKPVKPRQLLGDQAKIQAAIKKVEDQGKAKPST; this comes from the exons ATGTCCAAGTTCAAACTCTTTTTGTTGAGGCATGGTGAGGGAGCCTGGAACAAAGAGAACCGTTTCTGCAGCTGGGTTGACCAGAAGCTGAGTGAAAATGGGGTGAAGGAGGCTCAGGACTGTGGCAGGCTCCTGAAGGAGCAGGGCTACAAGTTCGACTTAGTATTCACCTCCATACTCAGCCGCTCCATCCAGACAGCATGGCTGGTGCTGGAGGCTATGGGTCAAGAGTGGGTCCCCGTGGTCAAGTCATGGAGACTGAACGAGCGCCACTATGGTTCCCTGATTGGCCTGAACCGAGCAGAGATGGCTGAACTACATGGAGAGGAAAAGGTGAAGTTGTGGAGAAGGAGCTATGACATCACACCACCTCTGATTGATGAATCCCACCCTTACTTTCTGGAAATCTACAGTGACCGCAGGTACACCACTTGTGACGTGCCAAAGGAAAGCCTCCCCCGAGCCGAGAGCCTGAAGGAAGTGTTGGACAGGCTGCTACCATACTGGGATGGCGTCATTGTTCCGGAGATAAGGAAAGGCAGGAATGTGCTCATTTCTGCTCATGGAAACAGCTGCAGGGCTCTGCTGAAACACCTGGAAG GTATATCGGATGAGGATATTGTCAGCGTGACTTTACCTACAGGGATACCTGTGCTGCTAGAGCTGGATGAAAACCTCAAGCCTGTGAAACCGCGACAGCTCCTGGGAGACCAAGCGAAGATTCAGGCGGCAATTAAAAAGGTGGAGGACCAGGGAAAAGCCAAACCATCAACTTGA
- the tnni4b.2 gene encoding troponin I4b, tandem duplicate 2 yields the protein MSEAPKKSKISASRRLALKTKLLKVATVMLEKDKEEKKREREASLSERVPPLQLSGLSTQDLQALCKELHHKIDVVDEERYDIEVKVVKNNKEIENLSQKIFELKGKMKRPALKRVKISADAMLGALLGSKVKESVDFKANLKTVKKEEEKKEEVTDWRKNVEAMSGMEGRKKLFNAGQ from the exons ATGTCTGAGGC ACCG aaaaaatcTAAGATCTCTGCATCTCGCAGACTGGCGCTTAAG ACCAAGCTGCTGAAAGTGGCAACGGTGATGCTGGAGAAGGACAAGGAGGAAAAGAAGCGGGAGAGAGAAGCTAGTCTGAGTGAGAGAGTCCCTCCACTTCAGCTGTCTGGTTTGTCCACGCAGGACCTTCAA GCTCTGTGCAAAGAACTGCACCATAAGATCGATGTGGTAGATGAAGAGCGCTATGACATTGAGGTCAAAGTGGTCAAAAATAATAAGGAG ATTGAAAATCTGTCGCAGAAGATCTTTGAACTGAAGGGTAAGATGAAGCGACCTGCTCTCAAGAGAGTGAAGATCTCAGCTGACGCCATGCTGGGAGCTCTGCTGGGCTCTAAGGTCAAAGAGTCCGTGGACTTCAAGGCCAACCTAAAGACtgtgaagaaggaggaggagaag aaagaggaggtgaCTGACTGGCGTAAGAATGTGGAGGCCATGTCTGGAATGGAGGGcaggaagaagctgtttaatGCTGGACAGTAG
- the LOC124061493 gene encoding troponin I, slow skeletal muscle-like — translation MADAPKKSKISSSRKLGLKIKLLAVAAQMLQEEKEHKIKEREAALAERVPPLNLSGLSLQELTDLCRDLHHKIDVVDEERYDIGLKVSKNDKEIENMNLKITEIQSKFKKPTLRRVKISAEAMLSVLLGSKHKESFDFKANLKTVKKEEEKKEEVTDWRKNVEAMSGMEGRKKLFDASGN, via the exons ATGGCTGATGC ACCT AAAAAGTCAAAGATCTCATCCTCGCGGAAGCTGGGGTTGAAG ATTAAACTGTTGGCAGTTGCAGCTCAGatgctgcaggaggagaaggagcacaaGATCAAGGAGAGAGAAGCTGCTCTGGCAGAAAGAGTTCCTCCTCTTAATCTGTCTGGTCTGTCGCTGCAAGAGCTGAcg gaTCTCTGCAGAGACTTGCACCACAAGATAGACGTTGTAGATGAGGAGCGCTATGACATTGGCCTCAAAGTGTCGAAAAACGACAAGGAG ATTGAAAACATGAACCTAAAGATCACCGAGATCCAGAGCAAGTTCAAGAAACCTACCCTGAGGAGAGTGAAGATCTCAGCTGAAGCCATGCTGAGTGTTCTGCTGGGCTCCAAACACAAGGAGTCCTTCGACTTCAAGGCCAACCTCAAGACGGtcaagaaggaagaggaaaag AAGGAGGAAGTGACTGACTGGCGTAAGAACGTGGAGGCCATGTCTGGGATGGAGGGcagaaagaagctgtttgaTGCCTCGGGCAactaa
- the LOC124061495 gene encoding troponin I, slow skeletal muscle-like: protein MSEGPRKPKYSATRRLLLKSKLLKKAASMLVAESEAKKHEKERAVNECFPPLKLSGLSVQELQDLCKDLHRKIDEVDEVRYDMEIKVAKNEKEIQSLNQKIIELKGIKRPSLKRVKKTADDMLGAYTDTSRLMKADFKANLKTVKKEDEKREEVTDWRKNVEAMSGMEGRKKLFNAGQ from the exons ATGTCTGAGGG ACCG AGGAAGCCAAAATATTCAGCAACACGCCGACTGCTTTTGAAG TCCAAACTGCTCAAGAAGGCAGCTTCTATGCTGGTGGCTGAAAGCGAAGCGAAGAAACATGAGAAGGAAAGAGCTGTGAATGAGTGCTTCCCTCCGCTGAAGCTATCGGGTCTGTCAGTCCAGGAACTCCAG GACCTCTGCAAAGACCTACATCGTAAGATTGATGAAGTTGATGAAGTGCGTTACGATATGGAGATTAAAGTTGCCAAAAATGAGAAAGAG ATCCAGTCACTGAATCAGAAGATCATTGAGCTAAAGGGCATAAAGAGGCCCAGCTTGAAGAGGGTGAAGAAAACTGCAGATGACATGCTGGGTGCATACACCGACACCTCCAGACTTATGAAGGCTGATTTCAAGGCCAACCTAAAGACAGTGAAGAAGGAAGACGAAAAG aGGGAAGAAGTGACTGACTGGCGTAAGAACGTGGAGGCCATGTCCGGAATGGAGGGcaggaagaagctgtttaatGCTGGACAGTAA